Proteins from one Cryptomeria japonica chromosome 4, Sugi_1.0, whole genome shotgun sequence genomic window:
- the LOC131042712 gene encoding protein LYK5 — protein MASVRLRYVPVIFVILQAVSAQQAYEARNNLNCSNTQDINYGYECNGEASSCQAYAVYRSQTGYQTLANISTLLNANQSQMATINNFSHNQILEINTAVTVRVDCSCAGNYSQANASYSVQPNDSYFSIANNTYQGLTTCQALSQQNSVAPTAIQPGMKISVPLRCACPTKTQAENGTKYLLSYTVQFGNSLSTISELYNVTLQEIRDANGLTGNDIFPFTTLLMPLTSAPTSSPQSPPPPPPPPPPRTTSAPTGGGGSKTGQHIGIGVGVAAAAMVMALAAGACIVLKRRKKKAQELPEKVPDSTPSPSKAKNADLLAGMADMGHVLPQYKFEDLQSATENFSASNRITASVYRGLLGSDAAPVAIKQMTGDISQELNILKTLNHFNLVQLIGLCKSEGRFYLIYEYAEHGSLDHLLHGPRVDTGTSQSSSISSSICLSWKQRIQIALDVAHGLHYLHNYANPPYVHKDIKSSHILLDSNYRAKIANFGLAKSAGDYALTRHVVGTKGYMAPEYLSSGLVTPKLDVFSFGVVLLELMSGRGAVLEDNNGGFQAQLLWTEIGAVVGGSNPQESLKGFMDSSLRDTYPLDMALAVAQLAAKCVDRDLNGRPATMDIVLSLSKWLSAMLDADSFDSEAALPGL, from the exons ATGGCTTCAGTGCGCCTGCGATACGTGCCTGTTATATTTGTGATTCTCCAGGCTGTTTCGGCACAGCAGGCTTATGAAGCCAGAAACAATCTAAATTGCTCGAACACACAAGATATAAATTACGGGTATGAGTGCAATGGAGAAGCAAGTTCATGCCAGGCTTACGCAGTGTACAGATCGCAGACGGGTTACCAGACCCTCGCTAACATCAGCACCCTCCTTAATGCTAATCAATCACAAATGGCCACCATCAACAATTTCTCGCACAATCAGATTTTGGAAATAAATACAGCGGTTACAGTGCGTGTTGACTGTTCCTGCGCGGGGAATTACTCACAGGCCAACGCAAGCTATAGTGTCCAACCAAATGATTCTTATTTCTCGATAGCTAATAATACATACCAGGGGCTAACTACCTGCCAGGCCCTTTCACAGCAAAATTCTGTAGCTCCCACTGCTATCCAG CCTGGAATGAAAATATCAGTTCCCCTGCGGTGCGCCTGCCCAACGAAAACCCAGGCTGAGAACGGGACCAAATACCTGCTATCCTACACAGTCCAGTTTGGAAACAGCCTGTCCACCATTAGTGAGCTGTATAATGTGACTCTACAGGAAATCAGAGACGCCAACGGGTTAACGGGTAACGATATTTTCCCTTTCACAACGTTGCTGATGCCTCTAACCTCTGCACCCACCTCTTCCCCACAGTCACCTCCACCACCGCCGCCGCCACCACCACCAAGAACCACCTCCGCTCCCACAGGGGGTGGAGGTTCCAAAACAGGGCAGCATATAGGCATTGGCGTAGGCGTGGCGGCTGCAGCCATGGTAATGGCTCTGGCGGCAGGTGCCTGTATTGtcctaaaaagaaggaagaaaaaggcGCAAGAGCTACCTGAGAAGGTCCCGGATTCGACCCCAAGCCCTAGTAAGGCTAAAAACGCGGACCTGTTGGCGGGCATGGCTGACATGGGCCATGTGCTGCCACAGTATAAATTCGAAGACCTGCAATCCGCCACCGAGAATTTCAGTGCATCGAACAGAATCACAGCGTCTGTTTACCGCGGCCTGCTCGGCAGTGATGCTGCCCCTGTGGCAATTAAGCAAATGACAGGGGACATCTCACAG GAGCTCAACATTCTTAAAACGCTCAACCATTTCAACCTGGTCCAGCTTATCGGCCTCTGCAAAAGCGAGGGCCGTTTTTACCTGATCTACGAGTACGCAGAACACGGCTCACTGGACCATCTGCTGCACGGCCCCAGGGTCGATACCGGGACGTCACAAAGCAGCTCAATTTCTTCCTCCATTTGCTTGAGCTGGAAGCAGCGAATACAAATTGCATTGGACGTCGCGCACGGGCTCCATTACTTGCACAACTACGCCAATCCGCCTTACGTACACAAGGACATTAAGAGCAGCCACATTTTGCTGGACAGCAATTACAGGGCCAAAATCGCCAATTTTGGCCTTGCAAAATCCGCAGGGGATTATGCATTAACCAGGCATGTTGTAGGTACCAAGGGTTACATGGCACCTGAATATCTTTCCAGTGGCCTCGTCACTCCAAAGCTGGATGTCTTTTCTTTTGGGGTTGTTCTGCTGGAGCTCATGTCTGGCCGAGGGGCTGTCTTGGAGGATAATAATGGCGGTTTCCAGGCACAGTTGCTTTGGACAGAAATTGGGGCAGTAGTTGGTGGATCGAATCCCCAGGAAAGCTTGAAGGGTTTTATGGATTCTAGTTTGAGAGATACTTATCCCTTGGATATGGCTCTGGCTGTGGCTCAGCTAGCTGCTAAGTGTGTCGACAGGGATTTGAACGGCCGACCTGCAACTATGGATATTGTATTGAGTCTTTCCAAATGGCTTTCTGCCATGTTGGATGCTGACTCTTTTGACAGTGAGGCTGCACTGCCTGGCCTATAA